In a genomic window of Cytobacillus sp. FSL H8-0458:
- the argF gene encoding ornithine carbamoyltransferase, whose protein sequence is MISIQAADKSLNIKGKDFLTLADFSAEEIKGLLERAKQLKEAHLQGAETSILKGKILGMIFEKSSTRTRVSFEAGMLQLGGHALYLNSQDLQLGRGESIADTAKVLSQYVDAIMIRTFSHEKIQELAYHADIPVINGLTDLYHPCQALADLLTIEEKNGELKGQNLAYIGDGNNVAHSLMIASAKMGINFTIACPEGYEPNQSVLQQSLEFAEISGSKVIVTSNPEEAAANADAIYTDVWTSMGQEAENDKRLKDFADYQVNQYLVQKAKKDYVFLHCLPAHRGEEVTAEVIDGNNSAVFQQAGNRLHVQKAILAEIL, encoded by the coding sequence ATGATTTCAATTCAGGCAGCGGATAAGAGCTTAAATATTAAAGGGAAGGACTTTCTAACACTTGCAGACTTTTCAGCAGAAGAAATAAAGGGGCTTTTGGAAAGAGCAAAGCAATTAAAGGAAGCTCATCTGCAGGGGGCAGAAACATCTATCCTAAAAGGGAAAATTCTTGGCATGATTTTTGAAAAGTCATCTACGCGAACAAGGGTTTCCTTTGAAGCAGGGATGCTTCAGCTTGGGGGCCATGCCTTATATCTAAACAGCCAGGATCTGCAGCTCGGAAGAGGAGAAAGCATTGCGGATACAGCTAAAGTGCTTTCTCAGTATGTTGATGCGATTATGATCCGCACGTTCTCACATGAGAAGATCCAGGAACTTGCTTATCATGCGGACATCCCGGTTATTAACGGCCTGACAGATCTTTATCATCCATGCCAGGCTCTTGCAGATCTTCTAACAATTGAAGAGAAAAATGGGGAGTTAAAAGGCCAAAACCTGGCATATATAGGCGATGGCAATAATGTGGCCCATTCTTTAATGATTGCTTCTGCCAAGATGGGGATAAATTTCACGATTGCCTGTCCTGAAGGGTATGAACCAAATCAATCTGTTCTGCAGCAATCACTGGAGTTTGCCGAAATAAGCGGTTCAAAGGTAATCGTTACATCCAATCCTGAAGAAGCTGCTGCTAATGCCGACGCCATCTATACAGATGTCTGGACGAGCATGGGCCAGGAAGCAGAGAATGACAAGAGGCTTAAGGACTTTGCTGATTATCAGGTTAATCAATATCTTGTCCAAAAAGCCAAAAAAGATTACGTCTTTTTGCATTGCCTGCCTGCCCATCGCGGTGAGGAAGTTACAGCAGAGGTCATTGATGGAAACAATTCCGCTGTCTTTCAGCAGGCTGGGAACAGGCTCCATGTTCAAAAAGCCATTCTTGCAGAGATATTATAA